One Spea bombifrons isolate aSpeBom1 chromosome 1, aSpeBom1.2.pri, whole genome shotgun sequence DNA window includes the following coding sequences:
- the CCDC158 gene encoding coiled-coil domain-containing protein 158 translates to MASKTLQALRDEFEGQTREIQKLQREVELATQHTIKKLSASYRENAAADHCPSTAVSATSSLVGKGTLFPLLPNHNHITSLALHHSLPDDRPSPINSIISQSTQRPCGLEGNVRQAVSKSLVEEVSQCKDSQEKTKDSINMCGLQNQLLRQSIGELNSKIQSLEKERDGMLGLRLREPKAQEEVSKQFQELQEANQLQDEMLKQSNVYSELLREMVENYGGVLQEIQGALLGYEECSGRKVFESDSASSVHISRLGTTVQKALQDLESEASFLKGKLNLTEEQVNSLMKELQDKEALFHLYKERYDNAVKEHEQQMAVLTGDVTTAQDHTKKMQTQMEKLRKQTKDQSAHYVEKITLLESTVTKLGFEVEDLKMQLAASDSALKETRNEHEQCNQKLEDQLQQLSVCEKRLASEKHQNKKLWEQNNAMNLTNEHLRRELIERSMEVERLQVSINKLTEGSQQQLKQKMALIQENMENLAFTSNKLVSTKALLDKTAQELAARTMSLQKSEGRIEELKAILEEKDKTLRNTGDKLKKLRSQVEAKKQEAEQSRTEAEKLKNIHKDAEKMRSHLTEKDQLIKTMEVQVENLTQIIDQLSEKANVLQTEKSQLQQDVSYMKSKLEELNVLAGKKEARIHELEQEKINVRNEACELKMEKDDLKADLKVVRSKFANLTDNYEILKRNCQNKKDDQDNQSSVLKMQLKTALTELEQAKNTLATMEGNDSHAIKVALRMQKKITAKREKVDVLQSRIQFLEEALSHADKEKQHLKQQKDKLMQEHEQETAERQRLSKELEILHVENNNLKEHTSQMQAALDKTSVQLSECQAVIQRLEQESMCLRLQHALDLKELKVPTSAPVFTSVKPSNIPVSCLRPTDLPINQSRLHLMSSNAEDSEQSAKTLTTEKPTRDVINIFDKLHPMDFRDSAVHRSKSRADMSDHQHVTMEPLTLHTVDLQDKDPTFSFAHTETPFLATPCYTSSPKKCFKDQRSGARSPVHSLLTAQADVYEVLSSLARRPLSKDISPEDSTHDETSIGLTTDVCQKLQSRLDNLQTMAEGLQLKNREMSSAVRSQEKRMSNVKLIKNLKK, encoded by the exons ATGGCAAGCAAGACCCTCCAGGCTTTAAG AGACGAGTTCGAAGGGCAAACTAGAGAAATCCAAAAACTGCAGAGAGAAGTGGAGCTAGCGACTCAACACACAATAAAGAAACTGTCGGCATCTTACCGTGAAAATGCTGCAGCTGATCACTGCCCTTCAACTGCAG TGAGTGCTACCAGTAGCCTAGTGGGGAAAGGCACATTGTTCCCTTTGTTGCCCAACCATAACCACATTACATCGCTTGCGTTACATCACTCCTTGCCTGACGATCGTCCAAGCCCTATCAATAGCATCATATCACAGTCCACCCAGAGGCCGTGTGGTTTAGAAGGAAATGTTAGACAAGCTGTCAGCAAATCCCTGGTGGAAGAGGTGTCGCAATGCAAAGATTcacaggaaaaaacaaaagat AGCATTAACATGTGTGGTCTACAAAACCAACTTCTTAGACAGTCGATCGGTGAACTGAATTCCAAAATCCAGAGtctagagaaagaaagagatggCATGCTGGGCCTGAG GTTGCGTGAGCCGAAAGCCCAAGAAGAGGTAAGCAAACAATTTCAGGAGCTTCAAGAAGCCAACCAGCTTCAGGATGAGATGCTGAAGCAGTCAAATGTTTACAGTGAACTTCTCAGGGAGATGGTGGAGAACTATGGTGGGGTGCTCCAGGAAATCCAAGGAGCCCTTTTAGGTTACGAGGAGTGCTCAGGAAGGAAAGTGTTTGAATCAGACTCTGCGTCAAGTGTTCACATCAGCAGGCTGGGAACAACTGTACAAAAAGCCCTACAAGACCTGGAGTCTGAAGCTTCTTTTCTTAAAGGGAAGCTTAATCTA ACCGAAGAGCAGGTTAACAGCCTAATGAAAGAACTACAAGACAAAGAGGCTCTTTTTCATCTCTATAAGGAAAG GTATGATAATGCAGTTAAAGAACATGAGCAGCAGATGGCAGTATTGACTGGTGACGTGACTACGGCCCAGGACCATACCAAGAAAATGCAAACACAGATGGAAAAATTACG aaaacaaacaaaagaccAAAGTGCTCATTATGTGGAGAAGATAACTCTTCTAGAGTCAACAGTAACCAAGTTAGGTTTTGAG GTGGAAGACCTAAAAATGCAGCTGGCGGCATCAGATTCTGCCTTGAAAGAGACTCGCAATGAACATGAACAGTGCAATCAAAAGCTAGAGGATCAACTCCAGCAGTTAAGT GTTTGTGAAAAACGACTAGCTTCAGAAAAACACCAGAACAAGAAACTTTGGGAGCAAAACAATGCAATGAATCTCACCAATGAGCACTTACGCAGAGAGCTGATAGAGCGCAGCATGGAAGTGGAGCGGCTTCAGGTCTCCATAAATAAGCTGACGGAAGGCAGCCAGCAACAGCTGAAGCAAAAG ATGGCACTAATACAGGAAAACATGGAAAATCTGGCATTTACTTCAAACAAGCTAGTGTCTACCAAAGCACTTCTGGACAAAACTGCACAGGAATTGGCAGCTAGAACTATGAGCTTGCAAAAGTCTGAGGGACGTATCGAAGAACTAAAAGCAATTCTAGAGGAGAAGGATAAAACCTTAAGGAACACCGGGGATAAACTGAAGAAGCTGCGTTCTCAAGTAGAGGCCAAGAAACAAGAGGCTGAACAGAGCAGAACTGAGGCAGAAAAACTGAAGAACATTCACAAGGACGCGGAGAAGATGAGGAGCCACTTGACTGAAAAGGATCAGCTGATCAAAACCATGGAAGTTCAGGTGGAAAACTTGACTCAAATAATTGATCAGCTGAGTGAAAAAGCAAATGTTCTGCAAACTGAGAAGTCTCAGCTTCAACAGGACGTCTCTTATATGAAATCAAAATTAGAGGAACTGAAT GTCTTGGCTGGAAAGAAAGAAGCAAGAATTCACGAGCTGGAGCaagagaaaattaatgttaGAAATGAAGCCTGTGAACTAAAGATGGAAAAAGATGACCTTAAGGCAGATCTAAAGGTCGTCCGCAGTAAATTTGCCAATTTAACAG ACAACTATGAGATATTAAAAAGAAACTGCCAAAATAAGAAAGATGATCAGGACAACCAAAGTTCAGTGCTTAAAATGCAACTTAAAACTGCACTTACTGAATTGGAACAAGCTAAGAATACTTTGGCGACCATGGAGGGCAATGACAGTCATG cTATTAAAGTTGCATTAagaatgcaaaagaaaataactgCCAAGAGGGAGAAAGTAGATGTTCTGCAGAGCAGGATCCAATTCCTGGAGGAAGCCCTCTCACATGCAGATAAG gaGAAACAGCATCTAAAACAACAGAAAGACAAGCTGATGCAGGAGCATGAGCAAGAAACAGCCGAAAGACAAAGGCTGTCTAAAGAACTAGAGATACTACACGTTGAGAATAATAATCTTAAAGAGCATACCTCACAAATGCAGGCTGCTCTGGATAAG ACGTCTGTGCAGTTGTCTGAATGTCAAGCAGTAATTCAGCGTTTGGAGCAAGAATCCATGTGCTTAAGGTTACAGCATGCCCTGGACTTGAAG GAGCTCAAAGTCCCAACCTCAGCACCCGTTTTTACGTCTGTCAAACCTTCAAATATACCAGTTTCCTGTCTGCGTCCGACCGACTTACCAATTAACCAGTCCAGACTACACTTAATGTCTTCGAACGCAGAAGACTCAGAA CAATCTGCCAAGACTCTTACAACAGAGAAGCCCACCCGGGatgtaataaacatttttgacaaATTGCATCCAATGGATTTCAGAGATTCAGCTGTGCATCGGAGTAAGAGCAGAGCGGATATGTCAGATCACCAACACGTGACCAT GGAGCCATTAACGTTGCACACTGTTGATCTTCAAGATAAAGACCCAACTTTCTCCTTTGCACACACTG AAACACCATTTTTGGCTACGCCATGCTATACCTCATCGCCAAAGAAATGCTTTAAAGATCAGAGATCTGGAGCTAGATCCCCAGTGCACTCTCTTCTTACGGCACAAGCAGATGTCTATGAAGTCCTCAGCTCCCTGGCTAGGAGGCCACTGTCTAAGGATATATCTCCAGAGGACTCCACTCAtg ATGAAACATCTATAGGACTCACTACAGACGTTTGTCAAAAACTGCAAAGCAGATTGGATAACTTGCAAACCATGGCTGAAGGTTTACAACTG